AGGTAAGGTGCAAATTCTTTCTCCCGCAAACCTGGAAGTTGCCGAGGTGATTAGCGAAGCTGGTGTTGCTAGAACTGGCCCCAGTACCGATTATTCTCGCCTGACGCCGCTTCCCAAGGGAACGCGGGCATCTATTACGGGGATCGAAGGGGAATGGCTGCGGCTGGATTACGGTGGCTGGATTAAAGGTGATGAAGTTCGCCGCGTCAAAGGTTCTGCGCCACCTAAGTCGATTATTCGCAGCATCACTACCCGTCAGCTTCCAGGTAAGACAGAAGTAATATTTCCCCTGCAAGTGCAAGTACCGATGGTAGTGCAGCAGGGCGATCGCACTTTAACCCTAACTCTCTACAACACTACTGCCCAAACTGATATCATTCGCCTCAACCCCGATCCTTTGATTACTCGTCTAGACTGGCAACAAACAGCGCCGGGGATGGTGCAATATACTTTTAATCTCAAACCTCAGCAGCAGTGGGGCTACAAACTTAGATATGAGGGCACGAGTTTGGTGTTGACTCTACGCCATCCGCCTTTGGAAGGCAAGACGCCTCTAATAAAAACAAACAGATCACTAGCTGGGATCAAAATTCTGCTCGATCCCGGACACGGGGGTAAGGAAACTGGCGCACCGGGGCCAAATGGTTATCCGGAAAAAGATGTCAATTTGATTGTGTCAAAGTTGATTGCAGAACGCCTTATTCAACGCGGTGCGATCGTGTATTTAACGCGGGAGACGGATAAGGAATTATCGCTTCCAGATCGAGTAGCGATGATTGACAAAATAGAACCAGCGATCGCTCTCTCGATTCACTATAATTCTCTGCCCGATGATGGCGACATGATGAATACTCAGGGCGTGGGAATGTTTTGGTATCACCCCCAAGCCCACAACCTAGCTGTCTTTATGCACAACCATATTGTGAAAGACTTGGGGCGTCCTTCATATGGCGTATTTTGGGATAACTTAGCGTTAGCTC
Above is a window of Microcoleus sp. FACHB-831 DNA encoding:
- a CDS encoding N-acetylmuramoyl-L-alanine amidase translates to MKNIIGLAVLGSVMASPAWANQSLSVAYPPATYKTASDRISLIGTAPPGGEVLVNGKAIQRSPAGHFAPRFPLKVGDNLFNLRYKNKEVKIKVTRTAAQSQPPKGLEFKKDSLTPGTDIARLPGELICFGAVAPPNANVSVQLGGETIPLRNQDILFDLPANNAALTENNQPIAIAGAGQYLGCAAAAAAADLGFPQFQLSMTPPPGASVLPPPSASVLPSPLPVVRHVSKIAGEGAEGSGSIITQQGPGKVQILSPANLEVAEVISEAGVARTGPSTDYSRLTPLPKGTRASITGIEGEWLRLDYGGWIKGDEVRRVKGSAPPKSIIRSITTRQLPGKTEVIFPLQVQVPMVVQQGDRTLTLTLYNTTAQTDIIRLNPDPLITRLDWQQTAPGMVQYTFNLKPQQQWGYKLRYEGTSLVLTLRHPPLEGKTPLIKTNRSLAGIKILLDPGHGGKETGAPGPNGYPEKDVNLIVSKLIAERLIQRGAIVYLTRETDKELSLPDRVAMIDKIEPAIALSIHYNSLPDDGDMMNTQGVGMFWYHPQAHNLAVFMHNHIVKDLGRPSYGVFWDNLALARPASAPSVLMELGFMSNPNEFEWVVNPYEQQKLASAIAEGIEQWFVSVK